The proteins below come from a single Candidozyma auris chromosome 3, complete sequence genomic window:
- a CDS encoding SNAP receptor — protein MSLDPSAIQLIISRHKQDLQSYASSADPYVQSISLRRVQTDLPHLLRALNGHKNSKDYEYTHAKLNELSALIDEISFKNQKALEADLARKRYEYPPQTDPIGQSSSELVEKDDPRNDLTSLRKRLLADGTSTSLIDDKRAEQGNEYHETMQENILKDLTSLATDLKSAALSLSSKITEDTKVVDETGERMLKNSSLMQTVGTNLNGYLVGKSGGKISLFFLLKTSLLVLFVFVIALVLINFLPKM, from the coding sequence ATGTCTCTTGATCCATCTGCTATTCAACTCATCATATCGAGACACAAGCAAGACCTTCAGTCTTACGCTAGCTCTGCTGATCCTTATGTACAAAGCATATCTCTTCGAAGAGTCCAAACAGATTTACCTCATTTGCTACGAGCTTTGAACGGTCACAAGAATAGTAAGGACTACGAATACACACACGCTaaactcaatgagctcTCGGCATTGATCGATGAGATTCTGTTCAAAAACCAGAAAGCATTGGAAGCAGACTTGGCCAGAAAGCGGTACGAATACCCTCCACAAACAGACCCTATAGGTCAGTCCTCTTCAGAATTAGTGGAAAAGGACGACCCAAGAAACGATTTGACGTCCCTCCGAAAGCGCCTTCTTGCAGATGGAACGTCTACATCTTTGATTGACGACAAAAGGGCAGAGCAAGGCAACGAGTATCATGAAACTATGCAAGAGAATATCTTGAAGGATCTCACGAGTCTCGCAACTGATCTCAAAAGCGCAGCATTATCCTTATCCTCGAAAATAACAGAAGACAccaaagttgttgatgagacCGGTGAACGtatgttgaagaatctgTCTTTGATGCAGACAGTAGGTACGAATCTCAATGGCTATCTTGTTGGCAAAAGTGGCGGCAAGATCAGtctattttttcttctaaaAACGTCGCTTTTAgttctctttgtttttgtcATTGCTCTCGTTCTCATCAATTTCCTACCAAAAATGTGA
- the RPL23A gene encoding 60S ribosomal protein uL14 — MSGSGASGNKFRMSLGLPVGAVVNCCDNSGARNLYILAVKGFGARLNRLPAASAGDMVMATVKKGKPELRKKVMPAIVVRQARPWRRKDGTYLYFEDNAGVIVNPKGEMKGSAITGPVAKECADLWPRIASNSGVVV; from the exons ATGTCTGGTTCTGGTGCTTCCGGTAACAAGTTCCGTATGTCT TTGGGTTTGCCAGTCGGCGCCGTTGTCAACTGTTGTGACAACTCTGGTGCCAGAAACCTTTACATTCTTGCCGTCAAGGGTTTCGGTGCTAGATTGAACAGATTGcctgctgcctctgccgGTGACATGGTGATGGCCACCGTCAAGAAGGGTAAGCCAGAgttgagaaagaaggtTATGCCAGCCATTGTTGTTAGACAAGCTAGAccatggagaagaaaggaCGGTACCTACTTGTACTTTGAGGACAACGCTGGTGTCATTGTCAACCCTAAGGGTGAAATGAAGGGTTCTGCCATCACTGGTCCAGTTGCCAAGGAGTGTGCTGACTTGTGGCCAAGAATTGCCTCCAACTCCGGTGTGGTGGTTTAA
- the WSC2 gene encoding Wsc2p: protein MLALFAFLILALQHASADSFSKLGCFKQSDLSSYLSKEDSFMYQSSGHCQGACQGKAVAALIDGKNCYCGSSIPESSLEVSSSNCDSPCQGYDKENCGGSGYFDVYVNADVEASTVGASSSSSSSSSSSSSSSKTTSSSSSSTSSSSSTSTTSTSSFSSSSASSSPSTSATSSSSSSESSPSTTESSSSSEKADSASVTTLVSTATANPSRTRSSSVVEVTTTIRSGASTSASSSNSPNHKESDSGSKSLSGGSIAGIVIGCVAGVGLLAGLIIFFFWWRRRREEEDDDDEQFFDMGGNNDKSFNSMAPNPFVAGGAAAATQGGHAHNNSNTTRSYSSNNEDAFFYEARNPNNQAPPTEDYLRPPEEFGRRRLSNGSLPDMVQRNPGSLKVVNT, encoded by the coding sequence ATGCTTGCGCTATTTGCTTTCCTAATACTTGCCCTCCAGCATGCTAGCGCCGacagcttctccaagttgGGCTGTTTCAAACAGTCTGATCTACTGTCCTACTTGTCTAAAGAGGACTCATTCATGTATCAGTCCCTGGGTCACTGTCAGGGCGCCTGTCAGGGCAAAGCCGTGGCAGCTCTCATCGACGGTAAGAACTGCTACTGTGGGCTGTCAATCCCAGAACTGAGCCTTGAGGTTTCCAGCTCAAACTGTGATTCGCCTTGTCAGGGTTACGACAAAGAGAACTGTGGTGGCAGCGGGTACTTCGACGTTTATGTCAACGCCGATGTTGAAGCGTCCACCGTGGGcgcctcctcctcgtcgtcgtcgtcgtcgtcgtcgtcgtcgtcgtcgtccaAGACTacatcttcctcctcaagCTCAACTTCCTCGTCAAGTTCAACGTCCACCACATCCACATCGTCATTCTCGTCATCTTCCGCATCGTCATCTCCATCAACTTCCGCCACGTCTTCGTCCTCGCTGTCGGAATCCTCGCCCCTGACAACGGAATCGTCGCTGTCGTCTGAAAAAGCCGATTCTGCCAGCGTCACCACCCTCGTTTCCACAGCAACTGCCAACCCTAGCAGAACCAGGAGCTCCtctgttgttgaagttACCACCACAATAAGGTCTGGTGCGTCAACGCTGGCTTCCTCTCTGAATCTGCCAAATCACAAAGAATCCGACTCGGGCTCGAAGTCTTTGTCGGGCGGAAGCATTGCAGGTATTGTCATTGGCTGTGTTGCTGGTGTGGGTCTACTAGCCGGACTAATtatatttttcttttggtggaGGCGCCGGagagaggaagaggatgacgatgacgagcAGTTTTTCGACATGGGCGGTAACAACGACAAATCGTTCAATCTGATGGCACCAAACCCATTCGTTGCTGGAGGTGCAGCAGCTGCTACGCAAGGCGGGCACGCTCACAATAACTCTAACACTACCAGGTCGTACTCCTCAAACAACGAAGATGCATTCTTCTACGAGGCACGCAACCCTAATAATCAAGCTCCTCCCACAGAGGATTATTTGAGGCCGCCAGAAGAGTTCGGCCGCCGACGCCTATCAAACGGGTCGTTGCCTGATATGGTTCAGCGCAATCCCGGATCATTGAAAGTTGTGAACACGTAA